In Babylonia areolata isolate BAREFJ2019XMU chromosome 10, ASM4173473v1, whole genome shotgun sequence, the following proteins share a genomic window:
- the LOC143286463 gene encoding uncharacterized protein LOC143286463, translating to MALERFLAPSLLESHFFDDIFDEVNREVYRMHHDLRHGMMRLTPRESISSCDSLAEHMKSVRECIVKNDDGSQEFRLNVDMNAFKPEEIKVKTKGKTLTISAEHDESTEDSVVTHNFSRTITLPEDVDPDTLVCHLSRDGIMTVKGPAGVPAIEGPPQKKQKSEGQGDEQLSG from the coding sequence ATGGCGCTTGAACGATTCCTTGCTCCCAGTCTTTTGGAGTCCCACTTCTTTGATGACATTTTCGATGAAGTGAATCGTGAAGTTTATCGTATGCATCATGATTTGCGACATGGGATGATGCGGCTTACTCCACGAGAATCCATTTCCAGCTGCGATTCTCTTGCCGAGCACATGAAAAGCGTGCGGGAATGCATCGTGAAGAATGATGACGGAAGCCAGGAATTTCGCCTTAATGTCGACATGAACGCCTTCAAACCTGAGGAGATCAAggtaaaaacgaaaggaaaaacacTGACCATTTCCGCCGAACACGATGAGTCGACCGAGGATTCTGTCGTGACGCACAATTTTTCCCGAACCATCACATTGCCCGAGGATGTGGATCCCGATACCCTGGTGTGCCATCTCTCTCGTGATGGCATCATGACTGTCAAGGGTCCGGCTGGTGTTCCTGCCATCGAAGGACCTCCCCAGAAGAAGCAGAAATCGGAGGGGCAGGGTGACGAGCAGCTCTCCGGGTAA